The Streptomyces phaeolivaceus genome has a window encoding:
- a CDS encoding class I SAM-dependent methyltransferase — MNGPVAEDRPTSGTLHSPVRRTWSGDPYADALRTGRGPLYLRRDDGWLLPLEVERWCASADAVDLEALGRCEGAVLDVGCGPGRLVAELAARGRPVLGVDVSRAAVSHTLRLGGQALRRSVFEPLPGEGRWNSVLLLDGNLGIGGAPHALLARVGELLCPGGLLIAETVPVDVDERVEVRLVCGAEAGGGDEGVFPWARLGTPALLRHARRLGWRAVDQWTAGGRSFVALRSRARRRTRSASNSAEPPNSTAVISHQRAAKPSAESPVADS; from the coding sequence ATGAACGGGCCTGTGGCAGAGGACCGGCCGACGAGCGGCACGCTGCACAGCCCCGTGCGGCGAACCTGGTCCGGTGATCCGTACGCCGACGCCCTGCGTACTGGGCGCGGTCCGCTCTATCTGCGCCGCGACGACGGCTGGTTGCTGCCGCTGGAGGTGGAGCGCTGGTGTGCCAGCGCCGACGCCGTCGATCTGGAGGCCCTGGGGAGGTGCGAGGGCGCCGTCCTCGACGTGGGGTGCGGGCCGGGGCGGCTGGTCGCGGAACTCGCCGCCCGGGGGCGGCCGGTGCTCGGTGTCGACGTCAGCCGGGCCGCCGTCTCCCACACCCTGCGGCTCGGCGGCCAGGCGCTGCGGCGGTCCGTGTTCGAACCGCTGCCCGGCGAGGGCCGCTGGAACAGCGTCCTGCTCCTCGACGGCAACCTCGGCATCGGCGGCGCCCCACACGCCCTCCTCGCCCGAGTCGGCGAACTGCTGTGTCCCGGCGGCCTCCTGATCGCCGAGACCGTCCCCGTGGACGTGGACGAGCGTGTCGAGGTCCGCCTCGTGTGCGGCGCCGAGGCCGGAGGCGGGGACGAGGGCGTGTTCCCTTGGGCCCGGCTCGGTACTCCGGCGCTGTTGCGGCACGCCCGCCGGCTCGGCTGGCGTGCCGTCGATCAGTGGACGGCGGGCGGGCGCTCTTTCGTCGCGTTGCGCAGCCGCGCCCGCCGCCGCACCCGCAGCGCCAGCAACAGCGCCGAACCGCCGAACAGCACGGCTGTGATCAGCCACCAGCGGGCGGCGAAGCCGTCCGCCGAGAGCCCGGTGGCGGACTCGTAA